A single genomic interval of Gemmatimonadales bacterium harbors:
- a CDS encoding NAD(P)-dependent oxidoreductase, whose translation MAVQEGAKYLEKVFGGSGILLGGVPGVAPGEVVIIGGGVVGIGAAKMAAGLGAHVTILDVSLDRLRYLDDVLPANVDTCYSNRHNILDALRHADLVVGAVLLPGAKAPHLVKRADLALMKPGSVIVDVAVDQGGCVETIKPTTHENPTYFVDGILHYAVANMPGGVPRTSTLALTNATLPYGLKLAKLGWKAACKADRSLMLGLNVVEGKVVYPGVAEAFGLPLVDVETLL comes from the coding sequence ATGGCGGTGCAGGAAGGCGCCAAGTACCTCGAGAAGGTGTTCGGCGGCAGCGGCATTCTGCTCGGCGGCGTGCCGGGCGTCGCGCCGGGCGAGGTGGTGATCATCGGCGGTGGCGTGGTCGGCATCGGGGCCGCGAAGATGGCCGCCGGCCTCGGCGCGCACGTCACGATTCTCGACGTGTCGCTCGACCGGCTCCGGTATCTCGACGACGTGCTGCCGGCCAACGTCGACACCTGCTACTCCAACCGTCACAACATTCTCGACGCCCTTCGCCATGCGGACCTGGTGGTCGGCGCGGTCCTCCTCCCCGGTGCCAAGGCGCCCCATCTCGTCAAGCGGGCCGACCTGGCGCTCATGAAGCCCGGCTCGGTGATCGTGGACGTGGCGGTGGACCAGGGCGGCTGCGTCGAGACGATCAAGCCCACCACCCACGAGAATCCGACCTACTTCGTGGATGGCATCCTCCACTACGCCGTCGCCAACATGCCGGGCGGCGTGCCGCGCACCTCCACGCTCGCCCTGACCAACGCGACCCTGCCGTACGGCCTCAAGCTGGCCAAGCTCGGCTGGAAGGCGGCCTGCAAGGCCGATCGCTCCCTGATGCTCGGCCTGAACGTGGTGGAAGGCAAGGTCGTTTATCCTGGGGTCGCCGAGGCGTTTGGCCTGCCGCTGGTGGACGTCGAGACGCTCCTCTAG
- a CDS encoding folylpolyglutamate synthase/dihydrofolate synthase family protein produces MNSVPLSYAEALAFLFPRTTTIKFGLDTTAALLRDLGDPHTVFPSIHIGGTNGKGSVAALVAEALRCAGWRVGLYTSPHLVSFRERIRVDGVPISEAAVAMWTARMAPRIQELGATFFEASTAMAFADFAARGVEIAVVEVGLGGRLDSTNIVQPLVSAVTKIAMDHMKYLGENLTDIAREKAGIAKPGVPFIIGEREPAVVDVLRQEAHRRAHEVGGQADVRVLPPAYTWTGPLGLRGAHQRRNAGVAHGILMALPERWRPGLEAIHEGFEAARVPGRLDRRGKWLFDVAHNPDGMESLVSALQADPPPGPVHALVSILGDKEWPTMLVWLDSVVDRGVLTVSPSAAERGWDLGWLESWLARSDRPPARAQWVLVPDFTAALREVQLDAGTVLVTGSFHTVGDVMEALGLGE; encoded by the coding sequence GTGAATTCGGTCCCCTTGTCGTACGCCGAAGCCCTGGCCTTTCTCTTCCCCCGCACGACCACCATCAAGTTCGGGCTCGACACCACCGCCGCCCTCCTGCGGGACCTCGGCGATCCGCACACCGTCTTTCCCTCGATCCATATCGGTGGCACCAACGGCAAGGGCAGCGTGGCGGCGCTCGTGGCGGAGGCGCTCCGCTGCGCCGGCTGGCGCGTCGGCCTCTACACCTCGCCCCACCTCGTCTCCTTTCGGGAACGGATTCGGGTCGACGGGGTGCCGATTTCCGAGGCGGCGGTGGCGATGTGGACAGCCCGGATGGCGCCCCGCATCCAGGAGCTCGGCGCGACTTTCTTCGAAGCCTCCACGGCCATGGCCTTTGCCGATTTCGCCGCGCGCGGGGTGGAGATTGCGGTCGTGGAGGTGGGGCTCGGCGGACGCCTCGACAGCACCAATATTGTCCAGCCGCTGGTCAGCGCCGTCACCAAGATCGCAATGGACCACATGAAGTATCTCGGCGAGAACCTGACCGACATCGCGAGGGAAAAGGCCGGCATCGCCAAGCCAGGGGTGCCCTTCATCATCGGCGAGCGGGAACCCGCCGTGGTGGACGTCCTCCGGCAGGAGGCCCACCGCCGTGCGCATGAGGTCGGAGGCCAGGCGGACGTGCGGGTGCTGCCGCCCGCATACACATGGACGGGACCGCTCGGGCTGCGAGGTGCCCATCAACGCCGGAATGCCGGCGTGGCCCATGGCATCCTCATGGCCCTTCCTGAGCGGTGGCGGCCCGGCCTGGAGGCAATTCACGAAGGCTTCGAGGCTGCGCGGGTTCCAGGCCGGCTGGATCGGCGCGGGAAGTGGCTCTTCGACGTGGCCCACAATCCCGACGGGATGGAGTCCCTCGTCTCGGCGCTCCAGGCCGACCCGCCGCCGGGCCCCGTGCATGCCCTGGTGAGCATTCTGGGTGACAAGGAGTGGCCCACCATGCTGGTGTGGCTCGACTCCGTGGTGGATCGGGGGGTGCTGACCGTGTCTCCATCGGCGGCCGAGCGGGGGTGGGACCTCGGATGGCTCGAATCATGGTTGGCGCGCTCCGATCGACCGCCGGCCCGCGCCCAATGGGTGCTTGTCCCTGACTTTACGGCAGCGCTCCGCGAGGTGCAGTTGGATGCCGGGACGGTGCTGGTGACCGGTTCCTTCCACACGGTCGGCGACGTGATGGAGGCGTTGGGCCTCGGGGAGTAG
- the mrdA gene encoding penicillin-binding protein 2: MNEFHSYRRAERAAIARWFFFATFLVLSVAFFRTQVVQHERFRLRAEKNRLRIVPLMAPRGVIYDRNGLVIADNIPGYAIKLLAPSADSLRAVLARFMAVVPLDSAQVSGIMARYRQAPYQPVVVLGTGSFETVSRLEERRAVLPGLVIQSEPRRFYPDGKAVSHLVGYVGEVSERDLETDRFPGAQLGTVVGRAGLEQEYDAELRGRPGVHYVEVNARGRLVREDDVAPTLPAIPGEAIHTTIDLELQRYIDSLWQAAAPGVRGAMVALTPSGEVLALYSAPGYDPNEFVGGISTTEWRKLNEDPAKPLLDRAIQTRYPPASPFKLATAAMALKRGVATFSTHMPEPCRGGLQVGNRYFRCWKPEGHGNLDLEGAIAKSCDVYFYQLGLRIGLDAILSDGVLMGFRDKSGIDLENEIAPIYPSNAAYFDRKYGPRGWSKWGATLNFSIGQGENTQNVINMTRFFAALASGGGAPTPYIVKPRSDEVRELGLSPAQLEGLRTALIAVVERGTAAASRSLDLELAGKTGTAQNSHGEDHGWYVGFAPAHKPTIIVGSIMEFAEHGSNVAPYVNKVLARYVLGKDFSDTPLTVALPADSAPRAVQITPDSLRLIDPVADDTVLPPPPAPSEP, translated from the coding sequence ATGAACGAGTTCCACTCCTATCGTCGCGCCGAGCGGGCGGCGATCGCCCGCTGGTTCTTCTTCGCGACTTTTCTCGTCCTCTCCGTCGCGTTCTTCCGCACCCAGGTCGTCCAGCACGAGCGGTTCCGGCTGCGCGCCGAGAAGAACCGACTGCGCATCGTTCCCCTGATGGCACCGCGCGGCGTCATCTATGACCGCAACGGCCTGGTCATCGCCGACAACATTCCCGGCTATGCGATCAAGCTCCTTGCGCCGTCGGCCGACTCGCTGCGTGCGGTGCTTGCGCGGTTCATGGCGGTGGTCCCGCTCGACAGCGCCCAGGTCAGCGGGATCATGGCGCGCTACCGCCAGGCGCCGTACCAGCCGGTCGTGGTGCTCGGGACCGGAAGCTTCGAGACGGTGTCGCGGCTCGAGGAGCGCCGGGCCGTCCTGCCCGGCCTGGTCATCCAGTCGGAGCCGCGCCGGTTCTACCCCGATGGCAAGGCGGTGTCGCACCTGGTCGGGTATGTCGGGGAAGTCAGTGAACGCGATCTCGAGACCGACCGGTTTCCGGGCGCGCAGCTCGGGACAGTGGTCGGGCGGGCGGGGCTGGAACAGGAATATGACGCGGAGCTGCGGGGGCGGCCCGGTGTGCACTACGTCGAGGTGAACGCGCGCGGGCGCCTGGTACGCGAAGACGACGTGGCCCCGACGCTGCCGGCGATCCCGGGCGAGGCGATCCATACCACCATCGACCTCGAATTGCAGCGCTACATCGACAGCCTCTGGCAGGCGGCGGCGCCCGGGGTGCGTGGCGCGATGGTGGCGCTCACGCCGTCCGGTGAAGTCCTCGCGCTCTACAGCGCGCCGGGATACGACCCGAACGAATTCGTCGGCGGCATTTCCACCACGGAGTGGCGGAAGCTGAACGAGGATCCCGCCAAGCCGCTCCTCGACCGTGCCATCCAGACCCGCTATCCCCCCGCTTCGCCGTTCAAGCTGGCGACCGCCGCCATGGCCCTCAAGCGGGGTGTCGCCACCTTCTCGACGCACATGCCGGAACCCTGCCGGGGCGGCCTGCAGGTGGGCAATCGCTACTTCCGGTGCTGGAAGCCGGAAGGGCATGGCAACCTCGATCTCGAGGGCGCCATCGCGAAGAGTTGCGACGTCTACTTCTACCAGCTCGGCCTCCGGATCGGACTCGACGCCATCCTGAGCGACGGCGTGCTGATGGGCTTCCGCGACAAGAGCGGGATCGACCTGGAGAACGAGATCGCCCCGATCTACCCGTCGAACGCCGCCTATTTTGACCGGAAATACGGGCCGCGCGGATGGAGCAAGTGGGGCGCAACGCTCAATTTTTCCATCGGGCAGGGGGAGAACACCCAGAACGTCATCAACATGACCCGGTTCTTCGCGGCCCTGGCCAGCGGGGGCGGCGCACCCACACCGTATATCGTGAAGCCGCGCAGCGACGAGGTGCGTGAGCTCGGCCTCTCGCCGGCCCAGCTGGAAGGGCTCCGCACGGCGCTGATTGCGGTGGTGGAGCGGGGGACCGCGGCCGCGAGCCGGAGCCTCGACCTGGAGCTGGCGGGGAAGACCGGAACCGCGCAGAACTCGCACGGCGAAGACCACGGGTGGTACGTCGGATTCGCGCCCGCCCACAAGCCGACCATCATCGTGGGCAGCATCATGGAATTTGCCGAGCATGGCTCGAACGTGGCGCCGTACGTCAACAAGGTGCTCGCGCGGTATGTGCTGGGGAAAGACTTCAGCGATACGCCCCTGACGGTGGCCCTCCCCGCCGACTCCGCCCCCCGTGCGGTCCAGATCACCCCCGACTCCCTGCGCCTCATCGACCCGGTGGCCGACGACACCGTGCTGCCGCCGCCGCCGGCGCCCTCCGAGCCATGA
- the accD gene encoding acetyl-CoA carboxylase, carboxyltransferase subunit beta translates to MAWFKKERKPRTPVRERREVPADAWEKCDECGHMDIRDKFERALNVCPECGKHRRISAEEYIELLTDEGSWRELWGNLRSEDPLHFESYPERLTKAIEKAGPADAIYTGIGQLDGLAYYLGVMNFAFMGGSMGSVVGEKIARLARRALRKKRPLVLVCASGGARMQEGVYSLMQMAKTSAALAQLGLHGIPFITILTDPTTGGVSASYAMQGDVILAEPGALIGFAGQRVIKQTIGQDLPEGFQTAEFLLDHGQVDDVVPRGSLRDTTARLLRHMQGARARYEAADAV, encoded by the coding sequence ATGGCCTGGTTCAAGAAAGAGCGAAAGCCCCGGACTCCGGTCCGCGAGCGTCGCGAGGTTCCCGCCGATGCCTGGGAGAAGTGTGACGAATGCGGTCACATGGACATCCGGGACAAGTTCGAGCGCGCCCTCAACGTCTGTCCCGAGTGCGGCAAGCACCGCCGGATCAGCGCGGAGGAGTACATCGAGCTGTTGACGGACGAGGGCTCCTGGCGCGAGCTGTGGGGAAACCTCCGGTCGGAAGACCCGCTCCACTTCGAGTCGTACCCCGAGCGCCTCACCAAGGCGATTGAGAAGGCCGGGCCGGCGGACGCCATTTACACCGGCATCGGGCAACTGGACGGGCTCGCCTATTATCTGGGCGTCATGAACTTCGCCTTCATGGGCGGGTCGATGGGCTCGGTGGTCGGAGAGAAGATCGCCCGCCTCGCCCGGCGCGCGCTGCGGAAGAAGCGCCCCCTGGTCTTGGTCTGTGCCTCGGGCGGTGCCCGCATGCAGGAGGGGGTCTATTCCCTCATGCAGATGGCCAAGACCAGCGCGGCGCTGGCCCAGCTCGGCCTGCACGGCATTCCCTTCATCACCATCCTGACCGACCCCACGACCGGCGGCGTGTCGGCGTCATACGCCATGCAGGGCGACGTGATTCTCGCCGAACCAGGGGCGCTCATCGGGTTTGCCGGCCAGCGGGTGATCAAGCAGACTATTGGACAGGACCTGCCGGAAGGATTCCAGACCGCAGAGTTCCTGCTGGATCATGGGCAGGTCGACGACGTGGTCCCGCGCGGATCACTGCGGGACACCACCGCCCGACTCCTCCGGCACATGCAGGGCGCGCGGGCACGCTACGAAGCGGCCGACGCCGTCTAG
- the rodA gene encoding rod shape-determining protein RodA, protein MRSLGPDRPLIAVTLLLAAYGLLTLYSAGQTDVMTQAQGVWVRQLVWLGVGIVAASITFRFSFRLLEWLAPAAYGLGILLLLVTLVVGTGQGTAAGTKSWLAIGGHQIGQPAELAKLAVILMLARYLSALRDPPRNLRELVAPCMIAGVPFLLVLKQPDLGSAIVFVGILFLMLFWAGVKPSLLFMLASPGLSLLLAFNTWTWGLWMIMLAVLLFAWRPYVVEAVFLYVVNSVMGAVAIPLWQRLAPYQQNRLLTFLNPEIDPRAAGYHAIQSRVAIGSGGWFGNGFTLGPQKRLAFLPAQHTDFIFSVVGEELGFVGVLVALALFLVLFLILLRIARRATDPFASLAVFGVLALLFTHVFENVGMTVNLMPITGIPLPFFSYGGSFFLICCVSIGLVLRAAWDARLSGYADM, encoded by the coding sequence ATGAGATCGCTCGGCCCCGACCGGCCGCTGATTGCGGTGACGCTGCTCCTCGCCGCCTATGGCCTCCTGACGCTCTACTCCGCCGGCCAGACCGACGTGATGACACAGGCCCAAGGGGTGTGGGTCCGGCAGCTGGTGTGGCTGGGCGTCGGAATCGTGGCGGCGTCGATCACCTTTCGGTTCTCGTTTCGGCTGCTGGAGTGGCTCGCGCCCGCGGCGTACGGCCTTGGCATCCTGCTGTTGCTGGTCACGCTCGTGGTGGGCACGGGGCAGGGGACCGCCGCTGGCACGAAGAGCTGGCTGGCCATCGGCGGACATCAGATCGGTCAGCCGGCCGAACTGGCGAAGCTTGCCGTCATCCTCATGCTGGCGCGCTACCTTTCGGCACTGCGGGATCCACCGCGGAACCTGCGGGAGCTGGTCGCCCCGTGCATGATCGCGGGCGTCCCGTTTCTCCTGGTGCTGAAGCAGCCCGACCTCGGCAGTGCCATCGTCTTCGTCGGCATCCTCTTCCTGATGCTCTTCTGGGCCGGGGTGAAGCCATCGCTGCTCTTCATGCTGGCCAGCCCCGGCCTGAGCCTGCTCCTCGCCTTCAACACGTGGACGTGGGGCCTCTGGATGATCATGCTGGCGGTGCTGCTCTTTGCCTGGCGCCCGTATGTCGTGGAGGCGGTCTTCCTCTACGTGGTGAATTCGGTGATGGGGGCAGTGGCCATCCCCCTCTGGCAGCGGCTGGCCCCGTACCAGCAAAACCGGCTCCTGACCTTCTTGAATCCCGAGATCGATCCCCGAGCCGCTGGCTACCACGCGATCCAGTCGCGGGTCGCGATCGGTTCCGGCGGGTGGTTCGGCAACGGCTTCACACTGGGACCTCAGAAGCGACTGGCCTTTCTCCCCGCGCAGCACACGGACTTCATCTTCTCCGTGGTGGGGGAGGAGCTGGGGTTCGTCGGCGTGCTCGTCGCCCTGGCGCTCTTCCTGGTCCTCTTCCTGATCCTGCTCAGGATCGCCAGAAGGGCGACCGATCCCTTCGCGAGCCTGGCCGTTTTCGGCGTGCTGGCGCTCTTGTTCACTCATGTGTTCGAAAATGTGGGGATGACGGTCAATTTGATGCCGATTACGGGCATTCCGCTGCCGTTTTTCTCCTACGGCGGGTCGTTTTTCCTGATATGCTGTGTGTCAATCGGGCTGGTCCTGCGGGCCGCCTGGGACGCACGCCTTTCAGGCTATGCTGATATGTGA
- a CDS encoding rod shape-determining protein, whose amino-acid sequence MKLPSFRLSSLIPANEIAVDLGTANTLIYVKGEGIVLNEPSVVALEKATGKIKGIGLEAKRMLGRTPEGILAVRPLKDGVIADFDVTEKMLRYFLKTIIDKHVFRVKPKVIVCVPSGITEVERRAVRDSAETAGAKEVWMVAEPMAAAIGVGLPVETPTGNMVIDIGGGTTEIAVIALSGIVSDTSIRTGGDELDMAIVQFMRKNYNLLVGEPTAEAIKIKIGSAAPVGEEREMEVKGRDLVSGIPKTVRVHSSEIREAVQEPIQQIVDAVRRALEITPPELASDIVDRGIIMTGGGALIRGLDVLLAQETGLPIHVDEDPLTCVVRGTGRILDDPLKYQSVLSK is encoded by the coding sequence ATGAAGCTGCCCTCCTTTCGCCTAAGCTCGCTTATCCCCGCCAATGAAATTGCGGTCGATCTGGGCACGGCGAATACGCTGATTTACGTGAAGGGCGAGGGCATCGTGCTGAACGAGCCTTCCGTCGTCGCGCTTGAAAAAGCCACGGGCAAGATCAAGGGCATCGGACTCGAGGCAAAGCGGATGCTGGGGCGCACCCCCGAAGGCATCCTCGCCGTACGTCCGCTGAAGGACGGCGTCATCGCCGACTTCGACGTGACCGAGAAGATGCTCCGCTATTTCCTCAAGACGATCATCGACAAGCATGTGTTCCGCGTGAAGCCGAAGGTCATCGTGTGCGTGCCGAGCGGCATCACCGAAGTGGAGCGGCGCGCGGTGCGCGACTCCGCGGAAACGGCTGGGGCCAAGGAAGTGTGGATGGTGGCGGAACCGATGGCGGCGGCCATCGGCGTGGGGCTGCCGGTGGAAACGCCGACGGGCAACATGGTCATCGACATCGGCGGCGGCACCACGGAAATCGCGGTCATCGCGCTGTCCGGCATCGTGTCCGACACATCGATCCGCACCGGCGGCGACGAGCTCGACATGGCCATCGTGCAGTTCATGCGCAAGAACTACAATCTCCTCGTCGGCGAGCCGACGGCGGAGGCGATCAAGATCAAGATCGGCTCGGCGGCTCCCGTCGGCGAGGAGCGCGAGATGGAGGTCAAGGGACGGGACCTGGTGTCCGGGATCCCGAAGACCGTGCGCGTCCACTCCTCGGAAATCCGCGAGGCGGTTCAGGAGCCGATCCAGCAAATCGTCGACGCGGTTCGCCGCGCCCTCGAAATTACCCCGCCGGAGCTCGCCAGCGACATCGTGGACCGCGGGATCATCATGACCGGCGGCGGCGCGCTCATCCGCGGGCTCGACGTGCTCCTGGCCCAGGAAACCGGGCTCCCGATCCACGTGGACGAAGATCCGCTCACCTGCGTTGTCCGCGGCACAGGCCGCATCCTCGACGACCCGCTGAAGTACCAAAGCGTCCTTTCCAAGTAG
- the mreD gene encoding rod shape-determining protein MreD yields the protein MSSARGSRIRFSLVMLLLVGLQFYVRPRLGNPHVAPDFLMLGLMIFAIRSRPGAAAFAGFLIGFASDALTPARFGAAMLANTLVGYAAAWGRAVFFADNLLVNAGFIAVGVWLRDLLVLMASGTGGKELAVQLGVWSPLMALSTAVTGIVVLTVFRDWLDIRLEE from the coding sequence ATGAGTTCCGCACGCGGCAGCCGCATCCGCTTCAGCCTTGTGATGCTCCTCCTGGTGGGGCTCCAGTTCTATGTCCGCCCTCGGCTCGGCAACCCGCACGTCGCGCCCGATTTCCTGATGCTCGGCCTGATGATCTTCGCCATCCGGAGCCGGCCCGGCGCCGCCGCATTTGCGGGGTTCCTGATCGGTTTTGCCAGCGACGCCCTCACGCCGGCGCGGTTCGGCGCCGCGATGCTCGCCAACACGCTGGTCGGGTATGCCGCGGCGTGGGGGCGCGCCGTCTTCTTTGCCGACAACCTGCTCGTCAACGCCGGGTTCATCGCCGTCGGCGTCTGGCTGCGCGACCTGCTGGTGCTGATGGCCAGCGGGACCGGCGGGAAGGAACTGGCGGTCCAGCTCGGCGTCTGGAGCCCGCTCATGGCGCTCAGCACCGCCGTGACCGGCATCGTGGTCCTGACGGTGTTCCGCGACTGGCTTGATATCCGGCTCGAGGAATGA
- the dut gene encoding dUTP diphosphatase produces the protein MTKIRIVRLPHGEGLPLPARATAGAAGFDLASAEEGELAPMERRLFATGFAIAIPAGYEVQLRPRSGLALREGLTLPNTPATIDSDYRGELKVALVNLGAAPVRVTRGMRIAQMLVSRVEPASFEEVDSLPPTERGEGGFGSTGH, from the coding sequence ATGACGAAGATCCGTATCGTTCGTCTCCCGCACGGGGAGGGGCTGCCCCTCCCCGCCCGGGCTACCGCCGGGGCGGCCGGGTTCGATCTGGCCAGCGCCGAGGAGGGGGAGCTCGCTCCCATGGAGCGGCGGCTTTTTGCGACTGGTTTCGCGATTGCCATCCCCGCCGGGTATGAGGTGCAGCTCCGCCCCCGTTCGGGGCTGGCGCTCCGGGAGGGGCTGACCCTTCCCAATACTCCCGCCACCATCGACAGCGACTATCGTGGCGAGCTCAAGGTTGCCCTGGTCAACCTAGGGGCCGCGCCGGTGCGGGTCACCAGGGGCATGCGGATTGCTCAAATGCTCGTGTCCCGAGTGGAGCCGGCCAGCTTCGAGGAAGTCGATTCCCTCCCCCCCACGGAGCGGGGGGAGGGCGGATTCGGCAGCACCGGGCACTAG
- a CDS encoding pitrilysin family protein: MTTVRLDDGLFQTSAPNGCTLLTEKLPGVRSAALGIWVRSASAHEARPKMGVSHLLEHMVFKGTERRTARQIALELEVRGGSLDAYTSRDHTSYQAHVLDTDLPLASDILSDLVRRPLLREADLVPERNVVLEEINGVEDTPDDLVFELHSETLWPSHPYGYSILGSAETVGALSAADLQASHRNGYFRGNCVIAAAGNVEHEALLEALAGEGWFDGPEHETPLPPAAPGEPARGGVRHESRDTTQAHIVFGTDTFPYADSRRYAMGMLINAFGGGMSSRLFQRIREELGLAYAIYAYHQFYRSAGQSGVYIGTKPETAERAMEAILGEYRLMAGEGLSATEIEDARRQLKGQVMLGLESPQSRMNRLASLTLQGEAYRPLDRVLEEIDAVTTETLAAVAAEFFAPERQTIVRLGPKL; encoded by the coding sequence GTGACGACTGTCCGTCTCGACGACGGGCTGTTCCAGACGAGCGCACCCAACGGCTGCACACTCCTCACGGAGAAGTTGCCGGGGGTGCGCTCGGCCGCTTTGGGGATCTGGGTCCGCTCGGCGAGCGCGCACGAGGCTCGGCCGAAGATGGGTGTGTCGCACCTGCTCGAGCACATGGTCTTCAAGGGCACCGAACGGCGCACCGCCCGCCAGATTGCGCTGGAACTCGAGGTGCGGGGCGGAAGCCTCGATGCCTACACCAGCCGCGACCACACCAGCTACCAGGCGCACGTCCTCGACACCGACCTCCCGCTGGCCTCGGATATCCTGTCCGACCTGGTCCGGCGCCCGCTGCTGCGGGAGGCGGATCTCGTGCCCGAGCGCAACGTGGTGCTCGAGGAGATCAACGGCGTGGAGGACACGCCCGACGACCTGGTGTTCGAACTGCATTCCGAGACCCTCTGGCCCTCCCATCCCTACGGCTACTCGATTCTGGGCAGCGCCGAGACCGTGGGCGCCCTCTCCGCTGCCGATCTCCAGGCCTCGCACCGCAACGGCTACTTCCGGGGGAACTGCGTCATTGCCGCCGCCGGGAACGTGGAGCACGAGGCGCTGCTGGAGGCACTGGCGGGGGAGGGGTGGTTTGACGGCCCCGAGCATGAGACGCCGCTGCCCCCTGCCGCCCCGGGTGAGCCGGCCCGCGGGGGGGTGCGCCACGAGAGTCGGGACACGACCCAGGCGCATATCGTCTTCGGCACTGATACGTTTCCCTACGCCGACAGCCGCCGATACGCCATGGGCATGCTCATCAATGCCTTCGGTGGCGGGATGTCGAGTCGCCTCTTCCAGCGGATCCGGGAGGAACTGGGGCTGGCGTACGCGATCTACGCCTATCACCAGTTTTACCGGTCGGCGGGGCAGTCGGGGGTCTACATCGGGACCAAGCCGGAGACCGCCGAGCGGGCCATGGAGGCGATCCTGGGCGAGTACCGGCTGATGGCCGGGGAAGGGCTGTCGGCCACGGAAATCGAGGACGCGCGGCGCCAGCTCAAGGGGCAGGTGATGCTCGGTCTCGAGAGCCCCCAAAGCCGCATGAACCGGCTGGCGAGCCTGACCCTGCAGGGGGAGGCGTACCGGCCGCTGGACCGCGTTCTGGAGGAAATCGACGCCGTGACGACGGAAACACTGGCCGCGGTGGCCGCAGAGTTCTTCGCGCCGGAGCGGCAGACGATCGTGAGGTTGGGACCGAAGCTGTGA
- the mreC gene encoding rod shape-determining protein MreC — protein MLAPDRTFARRDTALFILCLVLSVGALFAPESWQYAIASSARNTALAPLIALQRRAEASRTSLARFELLTAQRDSATVAAQSLPVLLDENNQLRALLGLTQRLPRRVIPAEVLHQSLPTDGRTLLLGAGRQSGLEPFQAVVAPEGLLGVVLTAGPTTSVVMTWAHPDFRASAVTLDGSVMRHHRRPPRTLRCANRCCRPAGVPYRDSVPVGTEVITSGLGGGVSRGLPIGTVVGVARQSEGWERVYLVRPAAAPARVSHALVLPATTVWVPAPVGDSLP, from the coding sequence ATGCTGGCGCCGGATCGCACGTTCGCCCGTCGCGACACCGCCCTCTTCATCCTCTGCCTCGTCCTGTCGGTGGGTGCCCTGTTCGCACCGGAGAGCTGGCAGTACGCCATCGCCTCCAGCGCCCGCAACACGGCGCTCGCCCCGCTGATCGCGTTGCAGCGCCGCGCCGAGGCCTCGCGCACCAGCCTGGCGCGCTTCGAGTTGTTGACCGCCCAGCGTGATTCCGCCACCGTCGCGGCGCAGTCGCTCCCCGTCCTACTCGACGAGAACAATCAGCTTCGCGCGCTCCTCGGCCTGACGCAGCGGTTGCCACGGCGGGTGATTCCTGCCGAGGTGCTCCACCAGTCGCTCCCGACCGATGGACGGACCCTGCTCCTCGGCGCGGGTCGCCAATCGGGACTCGAGCCGTTCCAGGCGGTGGTGGCCCCGGAGGGGCTGCTTGGGGTCGTGCTCACCGCCGGACCCACCACATCCGTGGTCATGACCTGGGCACATCCCGACTTTCGCGCGAGCGCGGTGACACTGGACGGCTCCGTCATGCGGCATCATCGGCGGCCACCGCGGACGCTTCGGTGCGCGAACCGATGCTGCCGTCCCGCAGGAGTTCCCTATCGGGACTCAGTCCCGGTGGGGACCGAGGTCATCACCTCCGGGCTCGGCGGGGGTGTATCGCGCGGTCTCCCCATCGGAACGGTGGTTGGTGTGGCCCGCCAGTCGGAGGGGTGGGAGCGGGTCTACCTCGTCCGCCCGGCGGCCGCACCCGCGCGGGTGAGCCACGCCCTCGTCCTCCCCGCCACGACCGTGTGGGTACCGGCGCCAGTGGGGGACTCCCTCCCATGA